ATAtgtaattctgtcattattgtcATGTTTGTTATGCACAATTTTGCAATCTCTCTATCGTTCAATGATCAGAGAAAGGATCCTAGATGCCCTGAAAATTTTGTCCTACCTTTTCCAGAACTTTGTCATCTGAATTTGGCCAACAATAAGGTCTGTGTGTTGtcagttttaaaaaaaacatttggtatGCTACAAACATGGCAGAAAGAAGTCATTGACATCAGAGCTGTTTGCCACATTTTCCCTAGATAGCAGAGGAAGAGGCATTGTTGCCCGTGGCATTATTTCCAAAACTCAAAGAGCTTGTTATTCACTCGAACCCCTTGACAACACAGAGATGTGGTAAGATCACGGTCTCTCTGACACAGGCagcattttaaacatatttctgCATTAAATGTAACTTTGGTTTTAAGTAAATCTGAAAAAGAAAAGTGTTGTTTATCAATATAGGTGATCCACCAATGTTGACCAGTTTTCTCCAGGACAGGCTGGGTATTAACATAAAACGCAAAAAGACACCGGATCGTGTTAAGCAACACATTAGACCCGCTATTAATCCTAAACGCAAGGTGACACAAATGTAAAACTTTGAATAAtgcaaaaaatctttaaaataagcccTTTAAGAAAAATTTCCTTCTGAATTTTCAGGTAAAAACTAAATTTCCAAGAGTACCAAAAATTCCTTTCATCACAGCAAACCAACATACATCAGAAGAGCTCTGTACAGGAAAAGTTAATGGAGATAATAGTCTTCTATCCCCACAGTCTGGGTCAAACCCTGTATTTGGCACCTCATCTAAAACAAGCATTGAAGAAGAGCAAGACATCACCAAAGACCATGAGTATTTCGACATGATGAGTGCAGTCTTATCCTGTGAGACACATCAAAATGCAGAGCCATTCTTTGTGACAGAGGTAAAGAATCTACATTCAATATGTCTATGCATTATGTGAGATGCATGCTAACAAACATATGAATGTTTTTAGGTTGATGGCCTACATGAAGCAGACTATCAAGAACAGCAAGAGGATGCaaagaaaatgatgacaaaagACAGACAGGCATTTCCCGAAAAACTTATTGGTTATGAAATCTTACTTGACGAAACATGTGACCCAGAAATGCCTGAGATTTCTGGTAAGATTTTTCTCAGTTATTTGCTTCATCTGAATTGAtgctgtttgtttgctttttgtAATGCAAGATTTCTCCTGACGTAGGAATTCAACATGCCGTTAGGGCTTTGGAGCACACGCTCGAAAATCTTCTTGTATATAGAGATTCTAAAGCAAATCTTGACCGTCCCCAGAAGCCATATACTGAAAGGGAGAAAAAAGTTAGTTTAACACACCTAAAATCAATAGGATATGAAAGATGCTCATCGTCTGTTGTCACTAAAACTGCTGAAACATTCTCTTCACAGATAAAAAATTTGCCACCATTAGTACCAAAGAGGTCAAAGGGGGAAAAGGTTGAGGAAATCCTCACTCAAATAAAGGAGATGAAAACAATAAGCAAAGTTCCCTTAGGTAACAGTtacagcctctctctctctctctctctctctctctctctctctctctctctctctctctgtctctgtctctgtctctgtctctgtctctgtctcgcTCTCATTTTAAGACATAAAGCCTTGCTTTGAAAtgcccttttattaaaatgacaaaatcgaGGTGGAATCCAGTCCAATTAACTAAGTCGAGCCTAGCGATGCTATTTCAGTGTTAATGACAGCGGGAAACTTTTTCCAACTGCTCAATAAATCAATTTTACCACGAATTAGCGCTTACTAGCTTGTTCTTGAAGATTTACAGGTCAAATAACATGCATTCTGCAGAGTTGGAATGGTGGTTGTACAGTGCCGTGTTTACTTGGAAAGGCTCTGTTTGGCTCTGCAGCTGTTCCTCTTATTATTTCAACACTTAACAGATTGCCTGTGTGTTTGACTGCGCTGCATGCATGAACATTAATGGAACTACACGGCATCTCCAAGCTTACTCTTAATCTATAGATTGATATTATATGCATGTCTTTCAGTATTCTGACCTTTTCCTTCATGGTGTTTTAATCATATGTGCTCACGGTTGTCATTTCTATGTCTATTCTTCATCCAGATAATGTCCTCAGTAGAGGGAACGATGCATGTAAGAAAGAATATAAGGAAGCATTGACCTTGCTGAAGGACATGCAGAGGAGATACAAAATGACCCATCAGAAAACATTGGTACAAGCAGCACAGCTTGACACTTGAGAATTCTGTTTAACTTAGTTTACCTATGCAGTGTGTTTTTATGAATTGCAATGTTTACATAACTTATTTTAAGACACTGAAAAGATGGCAACAGAATCTTTGCATCAATTGTGTCAGTATATCAATAGTAATTATACAATACATCAATATCTGATGTATTGGGATTGGgacatatttacttttaatcatGTTGCTGAAAACATTTTTAGGGACATTTCTATTATT
The Triplophysa rosa linkage group LG19, Trosa_1v2, whole genome shotgun sequence genome window above contains:
- the xrra1 gene encoding X-ray radiation resistance-associated protein 1 isoform X1, whose translation is MTGLGVYKLDNGESYPSNCFPIRSFYHPSKEGAGHWLVAHRNASEERIFKKKRVTRSHIKVHSGKREQGILESASTVLDAQLLVKLHCVDKPSDLCCVNMSDQGLQTVRLEGLEEFNNVAYINASENHLTLEPFSRFPALRELELALNGLHTLKFCAEDFQRLKVLDLSFNSITGESILNLGLLPHLKMLHLTGNQLQMLPPNMAGPCTCHKETTHQCDFLFQMLEVLMLDDNRLTSLGVFESLANLKRLQHLNLQGNFISGVPFLEQMAPLQDAQTSFIPNSLKQGSGRTVSFLDVTMIDASETQNQQKSTTATSKRKDPRCPENFVLPFPELCHLNLANNKIAEEEALLPVALFPKLKELVIHSNPLTTQRCGDPPMLTSFLQDRLGINIKRKKTPDRVKQHIRPAINPKRKVKTKFPRVPKIPFITANQHTSEELCTGKVNGDNSLLSPQSGSNPVFGTSSKTSIEEEQDITKDHEYFDMMSAVLSCETHQNAEPFFVTEVDGLHEADYQEQQEDAKKMMTKDRQAFPEKLIGYEILLDETCDPEMPEISGIQHAVRALEHTLENLLVYRDSKANLDRPQKPYTEREKKIKNLPPLVPKRSKGEKVEEILTQIKEMKTISKVPLDNVLSRGNDACKKEYKEALTLLKDMQRRYKMTHQKTLVQAAQLDT
- the xrra1 gene encoding X-ray radiation resistance-associated protein 1 isoform X2, which gives rise to MTGLGVYKLDNGESYPSNCFPIRSFYHPSKEGAGHWLVAHRNASEERIFKKKRVTRSHIKVHSGKREQGILESASTVLDAQLLVKLHCVDKPSDLCCVNMSDQGLQTVRLEGLEEFNNVAYINASENHLTLEPFSRFPALRELELALNGLHTLKFCAEDFQRLKVLDLSFNSITGESILNLGLLPHLKMLHLTGNQLQMLPPNMAGPCTCHKETTHQCDFLFQMLEVLMLDDNRLTSLGVFESLANLKRLQHLNLQGNFISGVPFLEQMAPLQDAQTSFIPNSLKQGSGRTVSFLDVTMIDASETQNQQKSTTATSKRKDPRCPENFVLPFPELCHLNLANNKIAEEEALLPVALFPKLKELVIHSNPLTTQRCGDPPMLTSFLQDRLGINIKRKKTPDRVKQHIRPAINPKRKSGSNPVFGTSSKTSIEEEQDITKDHEYFDMMSAVLSCETHQNAEPFFVTEVDGLHEADYQEQQEDAKKMMTKDRQAFPEKLIGYEILLDETCDPEMPEISGIQHAVRALEHTLENLLVYRDSKANLDRPQKPYTEREKKIKNLPPLVPKRSKGEKVEEILTQIKEMKTISKVPLDNVLSRGNDACKKEYKEALTLLKDMQRRYKMTHQKTLVQAAQLDT